One genomic window of Ictalurus punctatus breed USDA103 chromosome 23, Coco_2.0, whole genome shotgun sequence includes the following:
- the LOC124626228 gene encoding protein rapunzel-like, producing MSHGDLEKNIKHQYQAFKTMVDRIRKDPEKDERYREDFKKIYRKQKGRLNLNVFYQAVMEDQGPFGRPLLNYYLDHCNKNRKIIEARCAHLANLFHIGLMALMAYYVVTEDDEDEFREEWGQKVINIQTKMKEVLDECSE from the coding sequence ATGTCACATGGTGACTTGGAAAAGAACATCAAGCACCAATACCAAGCCTTCAAGACCATGGTGGACCGAATCAGGAAGGACCCAGAAAAAGACGAGCGTTACAGAGAGGATTTCAAGAAAATCTATAGAAAACAAAAGGGCCGCCTGAATTTGAATGTGTTCTATCAAGCCGTCATGGAAGACCAGGGTCCTTTTGGGAGGCCACTACTGAATTATTATCTAGACCATTGCAACAAGAACAGGAAGATCATTGAGGCTAGATGCGCTCATCTGGCCAACCTTTTCCACATCGGCCTCATGGCACTGATGGCCTACTATGTGGTCactgaggatgatgaggatgagttcAGGGAAGAATGGGGCCAAAAGGTCATCAACATTCAGACCAAGATGAAAGAAGTCCTGGATGAGTGTAGTGAGTAG
- the LOC124626227 gene encoding uncharacterized protein LOC124626227 yields MSGVAERILENKDKIEKGVEILGKGCEFLAVTVGQFNPILEAVFRVSAEILCNPEGKEAKYLADQFESVNQKLENIEKTQLALQRSLLNMENFKFYTQIINQYEMFKYIFTAKPQYKRLKINEFLIYFEVYDGEKNLDCLYDAFTRENSSGDPMLTTILATEQRSRRAVEEFCASMKKVFVVGIMALMGYAALKEGTVEEDMVKKWQDRMEEVEKRMKAAVDECVDNFPAQAKIDINQKLTERQSSVDPEFTKFILDALVKKYDWVSWSVRVFEDDDSKLGKFLFGKRHHVNGGDNYFELLCSNKIMIVVSFTEDPKPLNKSQINDQIEEKKRDMKSMAESLCRSFPNCHVHAVSHANRVEEANNFNPEHFYYIHHKKAYICIHSE; encoded by the coding sequence ATGAGTGGTGTGGCAGAACGGATTTTGGAAAATAAGGACAAGATTGAAAAGGGAGTGGAGATCCTAGGTAAAGGCTGTGAGTTCCTGGCAGTCACTGTAGGCCAGTTCAATCCCATCCTGGAGGCAGTTTTTAGGGTCTCAGCTGAGATCCTTTGCAACCCAGAGGGCAAGGAGGCGAAGTATCTTGCTGATCAGTTTGAAAGTGTCAACCAGAAGTTGGAAAACATTGAAAAAACACAGCTGGCACTGCAGCGATCATTGTTGAACATGGAGAACTTTAAGTTCTACACACAGATAATCAACCagtatgaaatgtttaaatatatatttacagccAAACCCCAGTATAAAAGGTTGAAGATAAACGAGTTCCTCATCTACTTTGAGGTATATGATGGAGAAAAGAACCTTGATTGCTTGTACGATGCCTTCACTAGAGAGAACTCTTCTGGAGATCCAATGCTGACCACTATACTGGCCACCGAGCAGCGGAGCAGGAGGGCAGTGGAGGAATTCTGTGCTTCGATGAAGAAGGTGTTTGTGGTTGGGATCATGGCATTGATGGGCTACGCTGCGCTAAAGGAAGGCACTGTTGAAGAGGATATGGTGAAGAAATGGCAAGACCGtatggaggaggtggagaagcGCATGAAGGCAGCAGTAGATGAATGTGTGGACAACTTTCCTGCACAAGCCAAGATTGATATAAATCAGAAGCTTACAGAGAGGCAGAGCAGTGTCGACCCTGAGTTTACTAAATTCATACTGGATGCCCTTGTCAAGAAGTATGACTGGGTGTCCTGGTCAGTTAGGGTGTTTGAAGATGATGACAGCAAACTTGGGAAGTTTCTGTTTGGCAAGAGGCACCATGTAAATGGAGGTGACAATTATTTTGAGCTTttgtgcagtaataaaataatgattgtGGTGTCTTTCACTGAGGACCCTAAACCGCTCAACAAGAGTCAGATAAATGATCAAATAGAGGAAAAGAAACGTGATATGAAATCTATGGCTGAGTCTCTATGTAGGAGTTTTCCTAACTGCCATGTGCATGCTGTCAGTCACGCTAACAGAGTGGAGGAAGCCAATAATTTCAACCCTGAGCACTTTTATTATATACATCACAAAAAAGCTTACATTTGTATCCACTCAGAATAA